Proteins encoded in a region of the Larimichthys crocea isolate SSNF chromosome XVI, L_crocea_2.0, whole genome shotgun sequence genome:
- the LOC104918936 gene encoding LOW QUALITY PROTEIN: hemoglobin subunit alpha-1-like (The sequence of the model RefSeq protein was modified relative to this genomic sequence to represent the inferred CDS: deleted 1 base in 1 codon; substituted 1 base at 1 genomic stop codon) — translation MSLTEKDKAAIKALWGKISKFADTIRTDTLGRMLSVYPQTKIYFFHWADLSPNSGPVKAHAAKVMGGIAXAVAKIDDLTNSLLELSEQHALQVLKACAPPALWSTSHHLLHESETAESPSALEDILPGSSPSGPNDYRPVALTLHIMKTMERVVLEQLRPMVKPFTDPLQFAYQPHLGVDDAIIFLLNQAYTHLDKATSMILSHCLLVAIANRLLAELTPEAHVALDKFLTALSLALAENVDYCLRPFNPWSKLNKHQKN, via the exons ATGAGTTTGACTGAGAAAGACAAGGCTGCCATCAAGGCGCTGTGGGGCAAGATCTCCAAGTTCGCCGATACAATCAGGACTGACACTCTGGGCAG GATGCTGAGCGTCTATCCGCAGACCAAGATCTAC TTTTTTCACTGGGCAGACCTGAGTCCAAACTCTGGCCCCGTGAAGGCCCATGCAGCGAAGGTGATGGGTGGAATTGCTTAGGCTGTGGCCAAGATTGACGACCTCACTAACAGCCTGCTGGAACTCAGTGAGCAGCACGCCCTCCA GGTGCTTAAAGCCTGTGCCCCCCCAGCTCTGTGGAGTACTTCACACCATCTTCTGCATGAGTCTGAGACTGCAGAAAGTCCCTCTGCTTTGGAAGACATCCTGCCTGGTTCCAGTCCCAGCGGCCCCAATGACTACAGACCTGTGGCTTTAACATTGCACATCATGAAGACGATGGAGAGAGTGGTGCTGGAGCAGCTCAGGCCCATGGTGAAACCCTTCACAGACCCTCTTCAGTTCGCCTACCAGCCCCACCTGGGAGTGGATGACGCCATCATCTTCCTGCTGAACCAAGCCTACACCCATCTGGACAAGGCAACGAGCATG ATTCTGTCTCACTGCCTTCTCGTGGCCATCGCCAACAGGTTGCTGGCTGAGCTGACCCCTGAGGCCCACGTAGCCTTGGATAAATTCCTGACCGCTTTGTCCCTGGCTCTTGCTGAGAATGTGGACTACTGCCTGCGACCATTTAATCCATGgtcaaaattaaataaacaccaAAAAAACTGA
- the LOC104918911 gene encoding hemoglobin subunit beta-2, whose product MVEWTDQERTIISNIFANLDYDDIGPKALCRCLIVYPWTQRYFGAFGNLYNADAIKSNPNIAAHGITVLHGLDRGMKNLDKIKATYSELSVLHSEKLHVDPDNFRLLSDCLTIVIAAKMGNSFTPEIQAAWQKFLTVVVTALGRQYH is encoded by the exons ATGGTTGAGTGGACCGATCAGGAGCGCACCATCATCTCCAATATCTTCGCCAACCTCGACTATGACGATATCGGCCCCAAGGCTCTGTGCAG gtgtcTGATCGTTTACCCCTGGACTCAGAGGTATTTCGGGGCCTTCGGTAACCTCTACAACGCAGATGCCATCAAGAGCAACCCGAACATTGCAGCCCACGGAATCACTGTGCTGCACGGTCTGGACAGGGGTATGAAGAACTTGGACAAGATCAAGGCCACCTATTCCGAGTTGAGCGTCCTGCACTCTGAGAAGCTGCACGTCGACCCCGACAACTTCAGG CTTCTGTCTGACTGCCTGACCATCGTAATCGCCGCCAAGATGGGAAACAGCTTCACACCAGAGATTCAGGCTGCCTGGCAGAAGTTCCTTACCGTTGTGGTGACTGCTCTGGGAAGGCAGTACCACTAA
- the hbae4 gene encoding hemoglobin subunit alpha-D-like: protein MLSKKEKELIAEIWGKLLPVAEDIGSDALLRMFSSYPGTKTYFSHLDISARSSHLLSHGKKIVEAIAEGAQDISQLAVNLGPLQTLHAYQLRIDPSNFKLFSHCMLVTLACHMGDDFTPVAHAAMDKYLSAFAAMLALKYR from the exons ATGCTCtcaaagaaggagaaagagctCATAGCAGAAATATGGGGAAAACTGCTGCCTGTGGCTGAAGATATTGGGTCAGATGCTCTTCTTAG GATGTTTTCCTCTTACCCAGGTACAAAAACGTACTTTTCCCATCTAGACATCAGTGCTCGCTCCTCTCACCTGCTCTCTCACGGGAAGAAGATTGTTGAGGCCATAGCAGAGGGGGCCCAAGACATCAGCCAGCTGGCCGTCAACCTGGGTCCCCTTCAAACGCTGCACGCCTACCAACTCCGGATAGACCCGTCCAACTTCAAG ctcttctCACACTGTATGCTCGTCACGTTGGCCTGTCACATGGGCGACGACTTCACACCGGTTGCACACGCAGCAATGGACAAGTACCTGTCAGCTTTTGCAGCCATGCTCGCCTTGAAATACAGATGA